A window of the Eulemur rufifrons isolate Redbay chromosome 6, OSU_ERuf_1, whole genome shotgun sequence genome harbors these coding sequences:
- the FXYD6 gene encoding FXYD domain-containing ion transport regulator 6, which produces MEVVLIFLCSLLAPAVLASAAEQENEMDPFHYDYQTLRIGGLVFAVVLFSVGILLILSRRCKCSFNQKPRAPGDEEAQAENLITANATEPQKAEN; this is translated from the exons ATGGAGGTGGTGCTGATCTTTCTGTGCAGCCTGCTGGCCCCCGCAGTCCTGGCCAGTG CTGCTGAGCAGGAGAATGAAATGGACCCTTTCCATTATG ACTACCAGACGCTGAGGATTGGGGGACTGGTGTTTGCTGTGGTCCTCTTCTCGGTTGGGATCCTCCTTATCCTAA GTCGCAGGTGCAAGTGCAGCTTCAATCAGAAGCCCCG GGCTCCTGGCGATGAGGAAGCCCAGGCGGAGAACCTCATCACCGCAAATG CAACAGAGCCCCAGAAAGCAGAGAACTGA